A stretch of Cytophagales bacterium DNA encodes these proteins:
- a CDS encoding CoA transferase subunit A, whose translation MNKVVSGAREAIAGIQDNMTLMLGGFGLCGIPENCIHALVEADIRGLTCISNNAGVDDFGLGLLLQKKQIRKMISSYVGENEEFERQMLSGELEVDLIPQGSLAERCRAGGAGIPAFFTPAGYGTEIAEGKEVREFDGKPHILESALTADFAIVKAWKGDIMGNLIYKGTARNFNPPMAMAGKITIAEVEELVEPGELDPNFIHTPGIFVQRIFQGEQYEKRIEQRTVRSKEDA comes from the coding sequence ATGAATAAAGTAGTCAGTGGCGCCAGGGAAGCCATCGCTGGTATACAGGACAACATGACCCTGATGTTGGGTGGTTTTGGCCTGTGTGGCATTCCCGAAAATTGTATCCATGCATTGGTCGAGGCAGATATCCGTGGCCTGACCTGTATTTCCAACAATGCGGGTGTCGATGATTTTGGTCTCGGATTGTTGCTTCAAAAGAAGCAGATCCGAAAAATGATCTCCTCCTACGTGGGAGAGAACGAAGAATTTGAGCGGCAAATGCTCAGTGGAGAATTGGAAGTGGACCTGATCCCACAAGGTTCCCTGGCTGAGCGCTGCAGGGCTGGGGGAGCCGGAATACCTGCTTTTTTTACCCCGGCAGGTTACGGAACTGAGATCGCTGAAGGAAAAGAAGTTCGGGAATTTGATGGTAAGCCACATATCCTTGAAAGCGCATTGACCGCTGACTTTGCAATTGTGAAAGCCTGGAAAGGAGATATAATGGGTAATCTCATCTACAAGGGAACTGCCAGGAACTTTAACCCACCAATGGCCATGGCCGGTAAGATCACCATTGCGGAGGTAGAGGAGTTGGTGGAGCCTGGAGAATTGGACCCAAATTTCATTCACACGCCAGGAATTTTCGTACAGCGGATTTTCCAGGGAGAGCAATACGAGAAAAGAATTGAACAGAGAACCGTAAGATCAAAGGAAGATGCTTGA
- a CDS encoding glycoside hydrolase family 32 protein — MIKFQKSAIWYLALSLLLLVRCATTPEKEESPVEIVEVKYDYDQPHRPQFHFSPEEKWMNDPNGMVYYQGEYHLFYQYYPENTVWGPMHWGHAVSKDLVTWEHLPIALYPDSLGYIFSGSAVVDWDNTSGFGTADNPPMVAIYTYHDSKREGETNFQYQGIAYSTDKGRTWEKYAKNPVLSEESSVDFRDPKVFWHKQSSKWVMVLAEGNQVGFYGSADLKNWESLSKFGADQGSHDGVWECPDLFQLIDQSGVPKWVMLVSIGPGGPRGSATQYFVGQFSGKRFINDNESDRELWLDHGWDNYAGVTWSDIPDQDGRRIFLGWMSNWLYATKVPTEKWRSAMTLPRQLAIYPTQKHGHLIASRPVEEMQLLRTKAVDINRTVVAGASDWTDKLMGDSTLLNFEFTVTDITNGKDRSWKLNFSNRFGEQLAIGFRDSTDQFFIDRRSAQDSTFHNEFEQLHLADRISEVPQMPINIWLDRSSVEVFFDNGTVVMTDLFFPSSSWNTLTFQSGQEAVLVEGNVYELRSIW; from the coding sequence ATGATCAAATTCCAAAAATCTGCGATATGGTATCTGGCGCTAAGCTTGTTGCTTTTGGTTCGTTGTGCTACCACTCCTGAAAAAGAAGAAAGCCCAGTTGAGATAGTTGAGGTGAAATATGATTATGATCAACCTCATCGCCCACAATTCCATTTTTCGCCAGAAGAAAAGTGGATGAACGACCCCAATGGGATGGTCTATTATCAGGGAGAATACCACCTGTTTTATCAATATTATCCAGAGAATACGGTCTGGGGACCCATGCACTGGGGGCATGCGGTGAGCAAAGATCTGGTTACCTGGGAGCATTTGCCGATAGCCTTGTATCCAGATTCTTTAGGGTACATCTTTTCAGGCAGTGCGGTCGTGGACTGGGACAACACTTCAGGTTTTGGGACGGCTGATAATCCACCCATGGTGGCTATTTATACCTATCATGACTCCAAAAGGGAAGGGGAAACCAACTTCCAGTATCAGGGCATTGCTTACAGTACTGACAAAGGTCGTACCTGGGAAAAGTATGCGAAGAATCCGGTATTATCAGAGGAGTCCAGTGTTGATTTCAGAGACCCTAAAGTATTCTGGCATAAGCAAAGTTCGAAATGGGTGATGGTCCTTGCGGAAGGCAATCAGGTTGGGTTTTATGGATCGGCGGATCTGAAGAATTGGGAGAGTCTCAGTAAGTTTGGGGCTGATCAGGGAAGTCATGACGGAGTTTGGGAATGCCCGGATTTGTTTCAGTTAATCGATCAGTCTGGTGTTCCGAAATGGGTCATGCTGGTTTCTATAGGACCGGGTGGACCAAGAGGGTCCGCGACACAATATTTTGTTGGACAATTCAGTGGAAAACGCTTCATCAATGACAATGAATCGGATCGCGAACTATGGCTTGATCATGGTTGGGACAACTACGCCGGAGTAACCTGGTCAGATATCCCGGATCAGGATGGAAGGAGAATATTCCTGGGATGGATGAGCAATTGGCTCTATGCGACTAAAGTACCTACTGAAAAGTGGCGCAGTGCCATGACTTTACCCCGGCAGTTGGCCATTTATCCAACACAAAAGCATGGTCATTTGATCGCCTCAAGGCCGGTTGAAGAGATGCAGTTACTCCGAACCAAAGCTGTAGACATCAATCGGACAGTTGTTGCTGGTGCTTCGGATTGGACGGATAAATTGATGGGTGATAGTACCCTACTCAATTTTGAATTCACGGTGACGGATATTACCAATGGTAAGGACCGATCCTGGAAGTTGAATTTCAGTAATCGTTTTGGAGAACAGCTGGCCATAGGGTTCAGGGATAGTACGGATCAGTTTTTCATCGACCGTAGATCCGCACAGGATTCTACCTTTCACAATGAATTTGAGCAATTACATCTCGCAGATCGCATTTCGGAAGTCCCCCAGATGCCGATCAATATCTGGTTGGACCGATCAAGTGTGGAAGTCTTCTTTGATAATGGCACCGTCGTGATGACGGACTTATTTTTCCCCTCATCATCCTGGAATACTTTGACTTTTCAGTCCGGACAAGAAGCTGTGCTGGTAGAAGGTAATGTGTATGAATTACGATCGATTTGGTGA